CAAGATAAAATAGATGATGAAGCTGATACTCTTTCTAGTGTCAAGTGCAGTGGAAGCTTGCCACCAGTTTCACGACTAAATGTTATTAATGAAGAGGAACCTTATTCAAGCTTTCCAGATGAGGTGCAGTCTGAGAATGACCTTAGTATGGACTTTCTTGAGGTGGACATTGTGAGGAGCAAAAGCGATTCTGTGTTGCACATGCCCGATGCTACTCTAGATTTTGAATCAGAGCTGCTTTTTCTAAATGAAATTGAACCGTCAATTTTCCAGGACTCATTGTACCCAAATATCCCTCGTAGTACCAGCCAGGAACTTATCAAATCCAAATTTATCCGACTATCTACCTTCCTCAGGGAAAATGAAAGAGAAGAGGAGATGTTGCTTGATAATCACATGAATGAAGCCAAAATTCCAAATGGCAATGGTTTATTACCAAAAGATCATATTAATGGACACGCTAGAATTGGCATGAAGCAGTCTAGTACTTCAAACTCCATGCGCAGGAGAAGACACATGTTCTATCGTCAACCATCTTACACCTTCTCATACTATGGCAAAATAGACTCCCACTGTTACCGTTACAGACGGGCTAATGCTCTTCTTCTGATAAAGTCCTCTCGTAGTATGAATGACATCTATGACATGCAAAAGATGCAGCAGCGCCAGAAGCAAAGGCACAGGAACCAGAGTGGTAACACTAATTCGAGTGGAGACACGGAGAGCGaggaaggagaaactgaaaccaCTGTCAAACTACTTTGGCTTTCCATGTTGAAGATGCCGAAGGAGCTGTTGAGGCTTTGCATATGCCATCTCTTAACTTGGTTTTCAATCATTGCTGAAGCTGTGTTCTATACAGACTTTATGGGGCAGGTCATCTTTGAAGGAGATCCCAAGGTAAGCTAATAACTTTGAAATGGCTATGCCATTTAGCTAAATGCTTTACCAAGCTCAAACATTTGCTTTTCTTCACAGGCCCCTTCCAATTCCACTGAGCTGTATAACTACAATGCTGGAGTCCAGATGGGGTGCTGGGGATTAGTCATTTATGCTGCTACAGCTGCCGTTTGTTCAGGTAGGATGTTTTTCCATGTAGTTGACTGTCTTGTGGCTCATTCTCATTTTCTGCCTAACCATATTCAACACCAGAGCTATGGATTTAAGATCGGATGTAAGAATAAAAAAAGTAGAATAAAATCAAATCTGTAGGAAACCTCTAAGCTTGCAAAATGTTAGAATCTGTGCTCAAGGACTTAATTCCAGAGAGGAAAAAATTTCTCCTCTTGAAGTTTCTGCAATATATAAATAGTAATTCGATGATATATCCAAGGTACTCTCTCGATGCTGCTTCAGGAGCTTGAAAAATACGGGACAGAATCAGGGTTCAAAGTGAACTATTCTACAATGGAGGTTTGAAATACTCTCCTGACAGCGAGAAGCTTTAGAGGGAGCATTCCCTTGCAAATGGCTGAGACAGAGTATTCAATATTTGGTGGTACAGTTACAATTTATgaattgtcccaggtacaatataGAACTTTTTGAGCCTGTTAGGAACAGTGTAaagcaaagtacctgtaatagaaattgtaaaccacatggaggggcgtaatcgaacgggggcacccatctctaggGACTGCCCCGTAAAGAAGTgtacacgaccgtattatcgaaacaagatgggcggccatctttcgtttcaataatacagtaggggacggccaaatctcaatatttgggccgcccttagagatggccgacattggttttcacctataatggaaactaatggcggccatctcaaaaccggccaaatccaagccatttgctcatgggaggagccagcatttgtagtgcactggtccccctcacatggcaggacatcaaccgggcaccctagggggcactgcagtggacttcacaaattgctcccaggtgcatagctcccttaccttgggtgctgagctgagcccccccccccccccccaacccactacccacacctgtacaacactaccatagcccttaaagggtaaaggggagcacctagatgtgtgggtacagtggttttctggtgggttttggagggctcccatttaccactacaagtgtaataggtggggggggggggggcctgggtcctcctgcctgaagtacactgcagtacccactaaaaactgctccagggacctgcatagtgctgtcatggagctgggtatgacatttgaggctgacatagaggctggcaaaaaaaatgtatttaaatctctcttttttttttttttttgggagggggttagtgaccactggggcagtaaggggaggtgatccccgattccctccggtggtcatctggtcagtttgggcaccttgtcaaggcttggtcgtgaacaaaaagggaccaagtaaagtctgccaaatgctcgtcagggccgcccgcccttttttccattatcggctgaggatgaccatctcttaaccacgcccccatcccgccttcggtacactaccgacacgcccccttgaactttggccgtccctgcgacggaaagcagttgaggccagccaaaatctgcttttgattatgccgatttggccggccctgagagaaggccgcccatctcccgatttgtgtcggaagatggccgctctcttttgaaaataagctggttagtcaccTCGAGGATcaattgcagtatatcaaatgttataaataaataaatagttcctTGAATGAAAATAATCATGCCATACTGACGCCTGTAGTAAGGGGTTTGGACACTTTGGGAGAGGTTGGCATTTTCATGGGCTGGCAGGATTCACACTGTGAGAGAGTACATCTCCAGGCTCATGCTTGTTAAGCACCCTGCTGATTAATTCCAGGAAGACTTTGTATGTAGTGGagtttgggtggggggggagccTAGGGGTGCCCAATGTTGAGTAGTTCTTTATAACCTTTGCCCTTTTTCTCCTCCCTCAATCTGACAAGTAATTAAGATTTCTAGGTTGTGTGATTGTTATGGATCTCACAAGCAAAGCCATCCCAACATGTTTAAAACTTGATTGTCAGATAATCAGAAAGTAAAATGTCCTCCTACATCAGAGCTCCATCATCTCTGTAGTTAAGTTATAATCTAGCCGAATGTGGTAGTAATCTGGTGGTATGAAAGTAGTCAGATACAGGTAGAAGTTTTTTATAAGGTTATAATGCAACTTCTGATGCCTGTTACTTTTTGTCTCACTTGTGTAAACCATGTTCTGCTGGTTCAAAATCATCTTTGGAGTAATCACCTTTTGTTTTCATTGAAGTTCTAATGTATTACTCATTGTTTTTGAAAGACTAGACAGTTTTTTAGTTGACTGTTAACTTAGAACCCTGTGTGTAGTTAGTTTTTGTGTCTGAAGTGGTGATGATAAATGTAGATGCTTTGATTAAATCTTCTGTGCAATTCTTACAGCCTTGTTACAGAAATACTTGGACAACTATGACCTTAGTATAAAGGTGATCTATATTTTGGGAACGCTGGGTTTTTCCATCGGCACTGCAGTCATGTCCATCTTTCCAAATGTTTACGTCTCAATGATCATGATCAGTACTATGGGAGTCGTCTCGATGAGTATATCGTACTGTCCATATGCACTTCTAGGACAGTACCATGAAATGAAACAGGTAAATGTCAAATTTAGAGACATGCTATAAATTatgtatagagaaagaaatgaaaagtCTGTTTTTGGATCTTTTATCAATACCAGCTACTAGGTTTAAGCAAGTGTAAATGTTTGAAATAAATCAATGCCAGTGAGCTAAATTTCAGTAGAACTGCATCAGTGGTAGGAGAGCAAAACAAAAGTCAAAAGTATTTTGAAAAATCAACTAGAAAATTATTGGACCTTATATATAGCACAAAAATGACTTTGAAGTTGTCACCCCATTAAGTTACACCAAGGTTAGCAATTCTTAGGTTTGGAAGCCTATGCATTAAAACAGAACCATAATATTGTGGAATGTTGGATCATGGAAGCACGTACTGTTGTGGATGTTGATACCCAGAGTATGAGATCACCAAAGATCTTGATTACAAGGGTGTTTAGAATGACAAGGAgtgtagtatcacatcatcaGTAGTTCTTGATGTATTGTTTTTAACCTGTTGTAATCTCATATGCCCAAGGAAGGGCTAGTTCACAGCTTTTAGGAGTTCCTCCAAGTCATCTTAGCACTGTTTTTCAGATATTCTCTTCCCTTTTGTAGGCTAGAGTGGTCAAACCTTGTTTGTTTTGGGGAGGAGGGAATTTCTGTGTTCTTCAAAAGATAGGAAGATTTTGTCTCATTCTAGACCTAAAGGCTTTAAAACAGATTTGTGAAGAAGAAAAAGGTCACATGGTTAACCTAGGGACTGTAATTCCCTATGGTCTCTCTGTAGATGGCATGCTGTTAGTCAGCCAGTCATGGGAAGCCTCTCGTGGTAGGGAAGCAGCACCTCAGTACCCTGTACTGTGTTTTTTGCTCTAGTGTCATCACCATGGGTATTCACAAAATGCTTCAAATTTGGCATTTCTGCACAGGAGGGGGGAtcttcatggtttttttttttcctacttggACAGTTGAGTGCTCAAGAATTTATCTTCTGCAAGAATGGACATATCCATGTAGAGTGCTACTTGGGTGCCACAGTCATTAAGATAGTTATCACTCCAGGTCCAATCTGAGCTTTTCAGTTGACGTTTATAGGGAATGACCTAATCCATGGCTTATCACCAGCTGGTCCAATCTAGAGACCACTGAGCAATTTAGATGCAGCAGACTGTCCACAACTCATTCATAACTCATGTAACTCCATACTACATCTCAGTTTAAGACAAGTCCAGTGGACTCTAAAATCCCAATGGCTTCAATCCACTCAATGCCTTAAGGCAGCACTTTAATAGAACATTTCAGAGTCTTTTGGTGCCTCTCCTGTGTTGCTTTCAGTTTATTCTTTTGACTTCCTTCACACTATATTGTTTATGACAGAGGCTTCCAGTCTAGACTAGGGAGCGTCTATAAAGGCATCTTACCCAGGGCTCCTGGGCTGTCCAGGAGAATAGTTTACAAATCTGTCAACTGGATCTATGGGCATTTTTAAATGCTGTAACGGTTCAACTGTGccatttctcagaggacaagcagacttacattctcacaagtgggtagacgatcCATGTCACCCAGGAATCAGCATGCTAGCCAGCAAAGAAAAAATTCCAGAGCCTTTTGGGGTGTGTGCCGCACCCCACCACGAATGCCCGCAGTGTCTCAGTTTATTCTTTTCCTTGGGAGGAAGCAGCTGTGTTGCTCTTCACACGCCCGGGAAGAGCCTTTACTGTGCTTTTGCACTGTTTTTTGCCctccttttctttatttaatttaagaatgaaaaaaaaaacgtttcCCTTATTTCCTAGTCATTTTTCCCCCGCGTTTGTTCCCTTCCTCTTTCGTCGTGGGCCGCCCTTTAGGTCTGCTCGGacgggtattttatttatttttgtttaatatgaagtctttattgaatagTTATACATTCTGCTCAAAGTTCAAACCATCAGTGCACTTTTACATATATGgccatgcaaagaaaagctacgagaatggtaagggatttgtgttacaagacgtatgaggagagacttgatgacctgaacacgtatactctggacgaaaggagaaacaggggtgatatgatacagacgttcagatatttgaaaaatattaatccgcaaacgaaccttttctggagatgcgaaggaggtagaatgagaggacatgaaatgagattgaaggggggcagactcaagaaaaatgtcaggaagtattttttcacggagagagtagtggatgtttggaatgccctcccacgggaggtggtggaaatgaaaacggtaacagaattcaagcacgcgtgggataaacataaaggaatcgtgttcagaaggaaaggatcctaaggagcttagccgagattgggtggcagagccggtggcgggaggcgaggatagtgctgggcagacttatacggtctgtgccagaatcggtggtgggaagcggggctggtggttggcaggcggggatagtgctgggcagacttacatggtctgtgccctgaaaaggacaggtacaaatcaaggtaaggtatacacaaaaagtagcacatatgagtttatcttgttgggcagactggatggaccatgcaggtctttttctgccgtcatctactatgttactatgtaacagacATTCCAACAAGATGCTTTCTATATTAGAACAACATTAAATTAGCCTCTTTGACTTCTTTAATTTTTAAGTTTTTACAATAATACCCATCACTTCCCATCCCCCTCACCACGTTATAAGGAAATACACTATATTTGACCTTCTGTACACTTACACATTCACAACTCTAGGCTTTGTTCACATCATTGAGAGAGAATTTCCATGTCGAGTGCCATTTGCTGTTTTGATTTGGACGCGTATTATTTTTTTGCCTTTCCCCTTTTTTAATTAGGCACAATCACGACTTTTGATTTTGCTGTAGCCATCTTCCCTTCCATGtaatcgaagactcccagtggcttcaaacgttgctcccggtgcaaccggaccatctctggtaCCAATACCCATTCTTAGTGTATTCAGTGCCTACggcctgaccatagcccggcAAATTGTGTTGACATTCCTcgtgggggcgtgtcaagatggctgctTGAGCGTGTTGGCTGATCGACCGAAACTTTCTGCTGgtgtttcttttaagaaatttcctcttttctaaaatgctgcatTCCAAAAGAAAGGGGATAGTGAAGGGCCAAATGCCATTGGCCAGAACCTCCTCCCCGTCCCAACAGATGATCAATCGATACACAACAACGATCCCTGCAGCTGGAGCGGTTGAGCCCGAGCAGAGGACCGAAGGAGGAGCGACGGCCCTCTTGGGATTAGAAACATCTTTATCACCTCCAGAACATAATCGACCTCCGTGTCCAGCGTTTctagggcagagagaggaggcccAGGTCGTATCGGAAGTCGAAAACGACCAGACCTCGAATGGCATCAAACTCACCCAGAATGTTGGAGAAACAAACTTGGAGGATTTCTCCCCCACAGAGATTACTCTCGAGGCACTATGGAAGGCGTTACAAGGATTAAACAAGGTAGTCCTTAAATCAGCTTAAGATACCTCTCAACTTGTAAGTAAAATTGACTCCTTAACAATTTCACTAGAAAAAACTAAGCAGGAAACTGCAGTACAAACTGACCAAATTCATCAAGAATTGAAAAGTTTAAAAGCTACCACTGAGACTTTGATATCAGATAATTGTAttatacataagaaaatagaacaaatagagAATTTTAACAGACGTTTTAATCTGAGAATATTGAACTTTCCCTTGGTATATGGAATGAGATCTACAGGAAACACTATTATATCTAGCCTCAGCCATACCTCCATTGAATAAAACTTATTATTTACCGATACCTACACAGGCTGAGACTGGACTTAGTGGTGAAAAACTAACACATTCAAGGAACTTATCTTCAAATCAACAAAATATACAAGGACCTCTGGATATCTCATTAATATTAGAAGAATCGATATCTGAAGTAGTACAACGTCGAACTCTATTTGTTTCATTTGCCTTCGAGCAAGATCTAAACTCAGTGATGAAATGCTTTAAAAATTCTTTAAAGACTTTTTGAGGTCAAAGAAtttggatatatcctgatgttaGTAAAACTACAAAAGATAAAAGGAAAAATCTTTTGactttcagagaagaaactaGAGTTATAGGGGCAACATATTTACtggcatatccttgtaaatgtttggttaaGTTTATGggtaataaatatgttttctttgagcagGAACATCTTAAAACATTTCTATAAACGAAAAAGCTGTCTGTTAAACCTAAAGAGTAAATGAAAGACAACTGATTGATTATTAAGAGATATAAggggaaactactactactatttaacatttctaaagcgctactagggttacgcagcgctgtacaatttaacatggaaggacagtccctgctcaaagagaaaCAGGCCAGGCCATTTGCTTCAGTTagttttattaattatttttgatctcctattatctaaatcacccccctccccccattccactttgtggtctaaagaattgAAGAATTTGATCTAAGATGTGTTTTCTTTAAAATAGTTACTTTACTAATTTGTATTCAATATTTTTCAATGTATTTCCAATACATGTTTATCGTGTAAAGagtgtaaaatttataaataatttttaaaaaatgaagaaaaggacACAGATTTCATGAGAAGCTCAATGTGAAAAACGTTTTTGAGCTCAGTCCGATTCTTCGGCATCAACATTGAGGTTGGCTGCGTCGACATCGAAGGAGGTATGGGCTTCAACCCGGGAAGACCGCTCACTCTTATATTTAAGAGGTGCCAATGTGTCTTTCTCCCAGCAGCTGAGATCTTGCTCCCGCACCCCAGGCTGTTCAGCCCACACCTGCCACTCAGCCTTTATCGATGGCAGATCTCGACGAGTgtatccgggccttgctccctgagctcttGGAGGGATTGATGCAGCGATGTGCATCAGGGGTGCCTGCCATGCCTTCCACTGAGGCCTGGCCCGCAGCCCGCGGTTTGGCCTCCAGTGTTGACTGCCACCCAGGCCAGTTCTCTTTCGACgtctgtggaggaagcttcgccggagtcaagGCAGGAGCCAGCTCCTTGACACCGTACTCGAAGGTGTGAGTCCTCGATGTCGAGGTGGGCCCGGTCTCAGACATCCCTGAGGGATGTGCTGTCCGATACCAaggaggagcgctcgtgggaatcGGAAGAGGATCTCTGGTTCTTTTCCTCCGATGAGTCCTATGAGGATCCCTTCTGAGCATTCCCCTCCACCGgagaggagactgtctccaccggagagtctctctttcctcttttgTATGGGAAATGGCAGAGACCATTCCGTCCCTGTAGGCgaggaggatgagcccagggccaacatgctcaaggtcctggactacacctctccacttGAGGCAGTGACGgcacctctccatgaggtactcaaggcagtcctcgtAAGGAACTTGGCGTCTcctctgtccctgtggtccccaagaaaattggTACCCAATATCAGATCCACAGGAAACATGGGttggtgaggtctcagttaccccctGACTCCATGGTGGTAGATGCTGCTCTCAAAAAGGCCAGGAGTTCTAGGAACTATGCCTCTGCTCCCCCAGGTAGAGaaactagaaccctggactcttttgggggGAAAAGATGTCAGACTGCAATGCTCATCCCCTGTATTCAGTCTCACCacagctcttcacaagcgtctacttgtggaacttggtgaggcagctATCAGACTTGGTCGATGCGCTCCCTCTGGGGCAgtccgagccttttcaccagttggccaagcagcagaatgtgtgtcgcaagttcttggccaggggcacttacgacacttttgacatggcatccagaatctctgcccagggtatagcattgcgcagactctcatggctgcgtgtttctgacctggaccatagattgtaagctcctttgagcagggaccgtccttctttgttaatttgtacagcactgcgtaaccctagtagcgctctagaaatgtttagtagtagtagcccaGCAGAGAATGGCGGATTCCCCTTGCCGAGGGGAtaaccttttcggagagaaggttgaagaggccgctgaccagatttaaaaaaaaatcactgaggctgggtcttctctctcccactggtcATCTTCTGCAGCCACCTCCTCATCCAAGAGGCATTTTGGTAGGTCGCGGAGTGTTCCCTATACCTATTCTAGGTGTAGGTATGCTTCTGAGGCTCGCCAGCCTgcacaggctcagccccagcatgctcatTCTCGTAAACGGCGtgcgcccaaggcccctgctgcttcccagcaaaaacaagggataagcttttgactggctccagtagaGCATAGCTGCTATCAGTCTTTGTACAGGTTTATGTGAGTCATCCTTAATACATTTATGTATAAAGTCTTTCACAGTCCACATGGCGCTTGTTTAGCTGGTGAAAGCCTTTTCAGGTTTTTTTACTTTCGTGAGCTCAAGGAACTGACCTGAAAGGttggttttttgggtttttttttttttttttttttgtcatttcagCCTGTAGCGAGCTTCAGACCCTAGCAACATATTCACCTTATACAGCCTTGAAGATCAGTTTAGAAAGGGTTAGATGGCATTCTAAATGTTCAAATGGGCATACATGTATAAGCAATGGATTGTGCAGGccaaaatttttcattttgtttagtttcctttcTCATTTGTAAGCCTTTTCATGTGGTCTAATTTTCATTTTGGGATGGGGGGACAATGTTAACATGTGCACACTTCACTGAAGAGTATACACTCTGAAAAATAGCGCGTACCTGCACTGTTGTGAAAATGCACTATTTTAAAAGAATACGTTCACAGGCATGTCTATCAAAATGTGTACTCTGTGTAACACGAGAAAAAATGTGGGGTGTTCTGTTTTGggctaaaaacaaaatgaaacttgCACATCACTAGTAAGTGGTGATGTAGAAAAGCTGCTAGTTACTGTACGTGTGTAAATCTGCAACAGAAgtctcaaaaggggcatggtgtgTACTTCCCATTTTATAAGTAGAGTACGCATGTATTTCAAAATTTCCCTGTTGGTATTTTAACCTCATTTGATTTTCAAGTGTGAACAACTCGTTTTGGCCCTGCTTTTTTGATAAATGAAGTGACAGGGCAATTGTGCTTTATCCCTTTGGCTCTAAAGTTTAGAACTCTGCTCTTTTAATTGGTTTCTGTTATATGTGCAGTTTTTACAAAGTTTGCACTTTAAACTTGTGCACTTATTGGCACTTTAAATACGGAAGTTGTAAACTTGGTACTTAGCATGCTTGCATACGTAACTCACAACGAGTAATGGTGCTCCATTTTGCATATGTTTCATAAAATGGCTGTTTCCGTTGCACAGCGTTTTGTGTGTTTTATAAAAGGCTGCACATTGAgcgagacttttgtaaaataccctGCACATTTTGAACACTCCAGTTGGGGCTTCATGTAACATTTAGAATGTTGCTCTGCATGCATATTGAGCTTTCTTTAAAGTAATGTTGAGCTTTCTCCTTAACCACTCAATCGTCCTAACTATGTTTTCCCCTATCATATGTATTAAATGTGCAAAGACCTTTTTCGTTTGTATTTTAGCCCACTTCATTTCTTATTTCGCAAAAGAGCCTTATACTTGGAGCATGCTTAGTTCCTAAA
This genomic interval from Microcaecilia unicolor chromosome 1, aMicUni1.1, whole genome shotgun sequence contains the following:
- the SLC45A4 gene encoding solute carrier family 45 member 4, which encodes MKMAPQNAESESMQVQGLPVAPLKEEKEHETPDETISESSIDRIPIRLWVMHGAVMFGREFCYAMETALVTPVLLQIGLPEQYYSLTWFLSPILGLISTPLIGSASDRCTLSWGRRRPFILALCVGVLFGVALFLNGSVIGLSIGDVPEKQPIGIVLTVLGVVVLDFCADATEGPIRAYLLDVADNEEQDMALNIHAFSAGLGGAVGYMLGGLDWTQTFLGSLFKSQEQVLFFFAAIIFSVSVGLHLFSIDEEQYNPQQDKIDDEADTLSSVKCSGSLPPVSRLNVINEEEPYSSFPDEVQSENDLSMDFLEVDIVRSKSDSVLHMPDATLDFESELLFLNEIEPSIFQDSLYPNIPRSTSQELIKSKFIRLSTFLRENEREEEMLLDNHMNEAKIPNGNGLLPKDHINGHARIGMKQSSTSNSMRRRRHMFYRQPSYTFSYYGKIDSHCYRYRRANALLLIKSSRSMNDIYDMQKMQQRQKQRHRNQSGNTNSSGDTESEEGETETTVKLLWLSMLKMPKELLRLCICHLLTWFSIIAEAVFYTDFMGQVIFEGDPKAPSNSTELYNYNAGVQMGCWGLVIYAATAAVCSALLQKYLDNYDLSIKVIYILGTLGFSIGTAVMSIFPNVYVSMIMISTMGVVSMSISYCPYALLGQYHEMKQYIHHSPGNSKRGFGIDCAILSCQVYISQILVASALGGVVDAVGTVRVIPLVASVGSFLGFLTAVFLVIYPDSAEEPKEHAKGQKSTEASGSDGANAEKPTILKLSRKGQALTEGEKESVL